The DNA window CTAGACAACAAAAGTTTAACTAACAGGTGATGGTATGGTATGCAAAGAAGAAAAGCGCAACTGCAAGATCAGTAACAATgattacagagaaaaaaaactgtagactaaaacacacatttatccAGTTTTCTGTCAATGACTTCTGTCTATTTAAGTTTAATGAACTCGGCAGAGACGCCATCAGATTCACAAAGCCAAAGTCCAGCAtagagcggctgagtgaatgtggtctggactctgtggaggagagtcatggtttcagagacgctgtagaaagacagaatacctgctctgtgatccaggtacactcctACTCTGGAGGACCGAGGACCTGAGAGGACAGTTTGGATTTTGTTGTACCAAAATTCATATTTGTTGATATAACACTTCAGTGACCACGATTTTTGATTGAATCCAAAAAAACACAAGTCTGATTTTCCTACTCTTCGGATATTCTTATATGTGACTGCTACTTCAACTCCTTTTcctctccactccacctcccagtaataACGTCCAGTCAGACTCTCTTTACTCAGGATCTGAAGCCATCCAgtaaatctgtctggatgatcagaataGGATTGTTCTTCTTTGGTATACATAGCTTTTCTGTTCCCCTCAGATAATaacagatgtgtgtttgctgtgtttggatccagtgtgatttcttgtgaatattttaagaatccagctctggtctttggctctgctggtgacagtaaaacatccacttcagtgactgtcagtgagatgtttgtccattcctctctcagaatgtcctgtagtttatctctggtctctgacacagctgctgtcacatcctcaaagtagctcagaggacgaatattgatgctggatgagtgtgtagactcactgagtgctgacagtgaggggtagttgtgtagaaactggttgtgatcctctgtgtgtgagagctgctccagctcgccgtctttcctcttcagctcagcgatctcctgctccagcttctcctgaagctctttgactcgactcacttcagtttcctgctgggatctgacctgctgcttcacatcagagcttcttttctggaGGAGACGGATCAGCTCAGTGAACATCTTCTCACTGTCCTCCACTGCTTTATCAGCAGAGCCattgatggcctccacctcctgttgaagcagcttcacatctttctctcgctcctggattctctgctggatgtttagTCGTCTCACCTCGAGCTCCTTCTGCTTCTcagtcctttctgctgcagctgggaCTGTTTCAtggcctttatgttcatccaATGTGCAGAGATAACTGATACTCTGCTGATCAGTACGACAGAAaatcttcatcacctcatcacgacgagagcagatgttctcctggagcttcttggagggggccac is part of the Maylandia zebra isolate NMK-2024a linkage group LG3, Mzebra_GT3a, whole genome shotgun sequence genome and encodes:
- the LOC106676951 gene encoding tripartite motif-containing protein 16 — its product is MAEKGVQLDRETFCCSICLDLLKDPVTTTCGHSYCRNCIKSHFDEEDRKGIHSCPQCRKTFTPRPVLEKSTMLAALVEQLKKTGLQAAQADLCYAGPEDVACDVCTGRKLKAIKSCLSCPASYCEKHLQPHCDAAPLKKHKLVAPSKKLQENICSRRDEVMKIFCRTDQQSISYLCTLDEHKGHETVPAAAERTEKQKELEVRRLNIQQRIQEREKDVKLLQQEVEAINGSADKAVEDSEKMFTELIRLLQKRSSDVKQQVRSQQETEVSRVKELQEKLEQEIAELKRKDGELEQLSHTEDHNQFLHNYPSLSALSESTHSSSINIRPLSYFEDVTAAVSETRDKLQDILREEWTNISLTVTEVDVLLSPAEPKTRAGFLKYSQEITLDPNTANTHLLLSEGNRKAMYTKEEQSYSDHPDRFTGWLQILSKESLTGRYYWEVEWRGKGVEVAVTYKNIRRVGKSDLCFFGFNQKSWSLKCYINKYEFWYNKIQTVLSGPRSSRVGVYLDHRAGILSFYSVSETMTLLHRVQTTFTQPLYAGLWLCESDGVSAEFIKLK